One Weissella coleopterorum DNA segment encodes these proteins:
- a CDS encoding YwqG family protein, whose translation MKWLEIRRQYKAQRTRHIQLANDLKQIMGQLADSRRQLFQLVQTSVTTIDDQSDLNLELKQAIHYELKYFANVAEPQVMVKSWIADYNLVQLTQVGKVRDRLIFNIVSISLITLSLLLIFQGTGSIKREGWMMPGLIILISFSVGMGSTYLEERKLQNILQQQMAKFDEKKSPLLKIMAEFKRTLELTQSKVSVIKDGPIMSQDTPVNFARAREINVENHLINFNQASDFQKNLYLDAILMNLKLNGGHRFDVYRIPASIDDLRFVKLKLTRGPWGTIDAPFPSTVELPVVYPFNFEMVLHQLAEQDYFGKLQTDAVLIIKQDEFEIGTVTQHGWQVWRHPFNVGDSEITFEYYPSSWARARQIYFRYQGNKYYMSLDGILYEYSNYDITEKTELAWQKDFEADDTTLIAETDLNQFKAHTQKPMLHLTLTPLISENQANLVVSKVGGQPYWPSQQTYPLDENGQAMILLAQLNFAQLPTLEEFPNHGILQFYITRNSYTYGADFDDLITQRNFRVIYHENITWPGEYAPKYQMDAELDKLPFDRTYQISGQRKLQALTTSAKEFEAEINQYYAQYRLKDDMNSVDSQIFEDQFIEKLQKDNFEYDHQLGGYPSFTQWDPRSVDSDYDVLLLQLGSSKDDTYWGDMGIANFFISHEKLAQLDFSDVVYTWDCY comes from the coding sequence ATGAAATGGCTTGAAATTAGAAGACAATATAAGGCGCAAAGAACGCGCCATATTCAATTAGCGAATGATTTGAAGCAAATAATGGGCCAACTGGCAGATAGCCGCCGTCAATTATTTCAATTGGTTCAGACCTCAGTAACGACCATAGATGATCAAAGTGACCTGAATTTAGAATTAAAACAAGCTATTCATTACGAGCTTAAATATTTTGCCAACGTGGCGGAGCCCCAAGTGATGGTGAAAAGCTGGATAGCTGACTATAATTTGGTGCAATTGACTCAAGTTGGTAAAGTGAGAGATCGTTTGATTTTTAATATTGTTAGTATCAGTTTAATTACACTGAGTTTGTTGTTGATTTTTCAAGGGACGGGGTCAATTAAACGTGAGGGCTGGATGATGCCTGGTTTAATTATTTTAATTAGTTTTAGTGTGGGGATGGGTTCCACATATTTGGAAGAACGTAAGTTGCAAAATATTTTACAGCAACAAATGGCGAAATTTGACGAAAAAAAGTCGCCGTTGTTAAAAATAATGGCTGAATTTAAGCGTACGCTTGAATTGACCCAGAGTAAAGTTAGTGTAATTAAAGACGGCCCAATTATGTCGCAAGATACGCCAGTTAATTTCGCTAGAGCTCGTGAAATAAATGTTGAAAATCATCTTATAAATTTTAATCAAGCTAGTGATTTTCAAAAAAATTTGTATCTCGACGCAATATTAATGAACTTGAAGCTTAATGGCGGTCATCGGTTTGATGTTTATCGGATTCCAGCATCAATTGATGATTTGCGCTTCGTTAAATTAAAGCTGACACGTGGACCTTGGGGGACAATTGATGCACCTTTCCCATCCACAGTAGAATTACCAGTAGTATATCCTTTTAACTTTGAGATGGTTTTGCATCAATTAGCGGAGCAGGATTACTTTGGGAAACTGCAAACGGATGCGGTGTTGATTATTAAGCAAGATGAATTTGAGATTGGTACTGTGACTCAACATGGTTGGCAAGTATGGCGTCATCCATTCAACGTTGGCGATTCGGAGATTACATTTGAATATTATCCATCAAGCTGGGCACGTGCTCGGCAAATTTATTTTAGATATCAAGGAAATAAATATTATATGTCCCTAGATGGTATTTTATATGAATACAGTAATTACGATATTACAGAAAAAACAGAATTAGCATGGCAAAAGGACTTTGAAGCTGATGATACGACCTTGATTGCGGAAACAGATTTAAACCAATTCAAGGCCCATACGCAAAAACCCATGCTTCACTTAACTTTGACGCCGCTTATTTCAGAAAATCAGGCGAATTTAGTCGTTAGTAAAGTTGGGGGGCAACCATATTGGCCCAGTCAGCAAACTTACCCCTTAGATGAGAATGGTCAAGCCATGATTCTATTAGCCCAACTTAATTTCGCACAATTACCAACGTTAGAAGAATTCCCCAACCATGGGATTTTACAATTTTATATCACTCGTAATAGCTATACTTATGGTGCGGATTTTGATGACTTAATAACTCAACGTAATTTTCGAGTGATCTATCATGAAAATATAACATGGCCTGGTGAGTATGCTCCGAAGTATCAAATGGATGCAGAACTTGATAAACTACCGTTTGATCGCACGTATCAAATCTCTGGTCAGCGCAAGCTGCAAGCTTTAACCACTTCGGCCAAAGAATTTGAAGCCGAAATAAATCAATACTATGCTCAATATCGCCTCAAGGACGACATGAACTCTGTCGATTCTCAGATTTTTGAGGATCAATTTATTGAAAAATTACAGAAGGATAATTTTGAATATGACCATCAATTGGGCGGGTATCCTTCGTTTACCCAGTGGGATCCACGATCGGTAGATTCAGATTATGATGTCCTACTTTTACAATTAGGTTCTAGTAAAGATGATACATATTGGGGAGATATGGGAATTGCCAACTTCTTCATTAGTCATGAAAAATTAGCTCAGCTTGATTTTTCAGATGTTGTGTATACTTGGGACTGTTACTAA
- a CDS encoding Crp/Fnr family transcriptional regulator — protein sequence MDSNQVAQNTFKTESEYVDYLMRRLDKLPVEFAIKQTLSEGAILASAGGVENSVYILKRGVIRNSIVTEYVDENSEGLFMNFSYVYKTGLVSLFYDDQERLVIQPYDVHIESETAEFYKIDRIYFWKLVKSDPILNNYVLSYYQSQLKEYMKMIKTYTFNGKYGMICSFLYDCTKIFGIELDGGRIEINHNISQQTIADFCGISTRSSVTRIITKLTHLGIIESKNHHFIINDLAYLKQYTFEF from the coding sequence ATGGATTCGAATCAAGTCGCTCAAAATACTTTCAAAACGGAAAGTGAATATGTCGATTATTTAATGCGTAGGTTAGATAAGCTCCCTGTTGAATTTGCTATTAAACAAACCCTTAGTGAGGGGGCAATCTTGGCATCAGCTGGAGGAGTTGAAAATAGTGTCTATATCTTAAAACGTGGGGTGATTAGAAACTCCATTGTGACTGAGTATGTTGATGAAAATTCAGAAGGTCTATTCATGAATTTTTCATATGTTTATAAAACAGGCCTGGTTTCCTTGTTTTATGATGATCAGGAGCGTTTGGTAATCCAACCCTATGATGTGCATATCGAATCAGAGACGGCAGAGTTTTATAAAATTGATCGAATCTATTTTTGGAAATTAGTCAAAAGTGATCCAATTTTAAATAATTATGTTTTATCTTATTATCAAAGTCAGTTAAAAGAATATATGAAAATGATCAAAACTTATACTTTCAATGGTAAGTATGGGATGATATGTTCATTCTTATATGACTGTACTAAGATATTTGGGATAGAGCTTGATGGTGGACGGATTGAAATTAATCATAATATTTCACAACAAACGATCGCTGATTTTTGTGGTATTTCTACTCGTAGTTCCGTCACCCGAATTATTACAAAGTTAACTCATTTAGGAATTATTGAAAGTAAAAACCACCATTTTATTATTAACGATTTAGCCTATTTGAAGCAATACACCTTTGAATTTTAA